In Acinetobacter sp. C32I, one genomic interval encodes:
- a CDS encoding 2-oxoglutarate and iron-dependent oxygenase domain-containing protein, producing the protein MVNLMNHDYVLPLIDISLLNSASLEDRKQVVKQLDQACKDVGFLYIQGEQFQPELFDQLKQIAQQYFSQDQATKMQHYIGLSENHSGYVPIGEEQFKANVYDLKESYDINYDYLGEQHRRPLLGPTLWPEDAHFKHTVLNYYQHIKAIGNQLFKAFALALDLNEDFFEPHSKHAPSQLRLIHYPYNPEAQDQSGIGAHTDYECFTLLFPTAEGLQVLNKQGEWIDVPLIENTMVMNIGDMMEILSNGRYLATKHRVRRVQQERYSFPLFFSCDYDYLIQPLIPNEAPLYPPMKGGEHLFNQTAQTFIYLKQRIQSGELVLENARPLYSFGLNEQGASE; encoded by the coding sequence ATGGTGAATCTCATGAACCATGATTATGTGTTGCCCTTAATTGATATTTCACTCCTCAACAGCGCGAGTTTAGAAGACCGCAAACAGGTGGTGAAGCAACTTGATCAAGCCTGTAAAGACGTCGGCTTCTTATACATTCAAGGGGAGCAATTTCAACCCGAACTGTTCGATCAGTTAAAACAAATCGCGCAGCAATATTTTAGCCAAGACCAAGCCACTAAAATGCAACATTATATTGGCCTTTCCGAAAATCATAGTGGTTATGTGCCGATTGGCGAAGAACAGTTTAAAGCCAATGTCTATGATCTAAAAGAGTCCTATGACATCAATTATGACTATCTCGGTGAGCAGCATCGTCGTCCTTTACTCGGCCCAACGCTATGGCCTGAAGATGCCCACTTTAAACACACCGTTTTAAATTATTATCAACATATCAAAGCCATCGGCAATCAGCTGTTTAAAGCCTTTGCTTTGGCACTTGATTTGAATGAGGACTTTTTTGAACCGCATTCAAAGCATGCACCAAGCCAATTGAGGCTGATTCACTACCCTTACAATCCCGAAGCACAAGATCAATCAGGTATTGGGGCACATACCGACTATGAATGTTTTACCCTTTTATTTCCAACGGCTGAAGGTTTACAGGTACTGAATAAACAAGGTGAATGGATCGATGTTCCCTTAATTGAAAACACCATGGTAATGAATATTGGTGACATGATGGAGATATTATCTAACGGTCGTTATCTGGCAACCAAGCATCGTGTAAGACGTGTACAACAAGAACGTTACTCTTTTCCGCTGTTCTTCTCCTGTGATTATGACTATCTGATTCAACCGTTGATTCCTAATGAAGCGCCGTTATATCCGCCAATGAAAGGTGGTGAACATCTGTTCAACCAAACAGCTCAAACCTTTATATACCTCAAGCAACGCATTCAGTCGGGTGAGTTGGTACTTGAAAATGCCCGTCCACTATACTCTTTTGGTTTAAATGAACAAGGAGCAAGTGAATGA
- a CDS encoding ABC transporter ATP-binding protein: MTDHFDAKAYFEHIYTRPLMLETKQLTQIFQHGDSERTVLNQIDLRIHKREFVCVIGPSGCGKSTLSRVVAGLDDYHSGEVLVEGQKIKGPSSERGMVFQGYTLFPWKTVKENVMFGPLMKGISQTRAEEMAREWINIIGLEKYENQFPHELSGGMKQRVAIARALVNEPKILLMDEPFGALDPYTRQKMQKHLMDLWQNIDITILFVTHDMDEAILLADRIVALKANPGEVKEIIEVNLPRPRSMELMHSPEFKQLREHVDLLVHHQEEALDPALQDLPKIPRMAQMSTQK; encoded by the coding sequence ATGACAGATCATTTTGATGCCAAAGCCTATTTTGAGCATATTTATACGCGTCCCCTAATGTTGGAAACCAAGCAACTGACACAAATTTTTCAGCATGGTGATTCAGAACGAACCGTACTGAACCAGATTGATTTACGTATTCATAAGCGTGAGTTTGTCTGTGTGATTGGTCCTTCGGGCTGTGGAAAATCAACTTTAAGCCGTGTGGTTGCAGGTCTAGATGACTACCACAGTGGTGAAGTTCTGGTTGAAGGACAAAAAATTAAAGGCCCAAGTTCAGAACGTGGCATGGTGTTTCAAGGCTATACCTTATTTCCATGGAAAACCGTCAAAGAAAATGTGATGTTTGGCCCTTTGATGAAAGGCATCAGTCAAACCCGTGCCGAAGAAATGGCGCGTGAATGGATCAATATTATTGGCTTAGAAAAATATGAGAACCAGTTCCCGCATGAGCTTTCTGGTGGGATGAAACAGCGTGTCGCCATTGCCCGTGCCTTGGTCAATGAACCTAAGATTTTACTGATGGATGAGCCTTTTGGCGCACTTGATCCCTACACCCGACAAAAAATGCAAAAGCATCTCATGGACTTATGGCAAAACATTGATATCACTATTTTATTTGTCACGCATGACATGGATGAAGCCATTTTACTGGCAGATCGTATTGTGGCTTTAAAAGCCAATCCGGGTGAGGTCAAAGAGATTATCGAAGTCAATTTACCACGCCCACGAAGCATGGAACTGATGCATTCACCTGAATTCAAACAGCTACGGGAGCATGTTGATCTGTTGGTACATCACCAAGAGGAAGCCCTAGATCCCGCGTTGCAGGATTTACCTAAAATTCCACGTATGGCCCAAATGAGTACACAGAAATAA
- a CDS encoding AraC family transcriptional regulator, with amino-acid sequence MNKNLNLDLNSAKDTISNALIREALSVAASRGLNIVNIANRAGISAELLTSSKARVPVAQCAQLWVEVAESMNDEFLGMDTHPMRRGSYSLLAKLAFTAETLEQAIQEILKFLSLVLDDIRGELIQKGSKAYLILHDREHPKRMFTYSTYLMLVHSLMCWLSDQRIGFHKMSFRCHPPVEIQDYRVRFCENIQFNAEQNQIEFDAHYLKHKIKKDKQALKDFLKHTPYNLIVRFKNENSLSLQIRRQLLLQPPSQWDELKEIAQQLNMSTATIQRRLKQEGVSYQQLKNDIRCDIAIERLSKSNDSIQSISDDLHFHDPSAFHRAFKKWTGVSPGSYRKSSPNKKKRLGHLE; translated from the coding sequence ATGAACAAAAACCTCAACCTCGATCTTAATTCGGCTAAGGACACCATTTCAAATGCTTTAATTCGTGAAGCATTAAGTGTTGCTGCAAGTCGTGGTTTAAATATTGTCAATATCGCCAATCGAGCAGGTATTTCAGCTGAACTATTGACCTCCTCCAAGGCACGAGTTCCCGTGGCACAATGTGCGCAGTTATGGGTCGAAGTTGCTGAAAGTATGAATGATGAGTTTCTTGGTATGGATACTCATCCCATGCGCCGAGGCAGTTATAGTCTATTAGCGAAATTAGCGTTTACTGCCGAAACCCTTGAGCAAGCCATTCAAGAAATTTTAAAATTTTTAAGTTTGGTACTGGATGATATTCGGGGTGAACTGATTCAAAAAGGCAGTAAAGCCTATTTGATCTTGCATGATCGTGAGCACCCGAAACGGATGTTTACCTATTCAACCTATTTAATGTTGGTACACAGTTTGATGTGTTGGTTGAGTGATCAACGCATCGGATTCCACAAAATGAGTTTCAGATGCCACCCACCTGTGGAAATACAAGATTATCGGGTACGGTTTTGCGAGAACATTCAATTTAATGCCGAGCAAAATCAAATCGAGTTTGACGCGCATTATCTCAAGCATAAAATCAAAAAAGATAAACAAGCGCTCAAAGATTTTCTTAAACACACACCTTATAACTTGATTGTACGCTTTAAAAATGAGAACTCATTAAGCTTACAGATCCGCCGTCAACTACTGCTACAGCCACCATCACAATGGGATGAACTAAAAGAAATTGCACAGCAACTGAATATGTCAACCGCCACCATTCAACGTCGTTTAAAGCAAGAAGGCGTCAGTTATCAGCAGCTTAAAAATGATATCCGCTGTGATATTGCCATTGAACGGCTGAGTAAAAGCAATGATTCAATCCAGAGCATCAGCGATGATTTGCATTTCCATGACCCCAGTGCATTCCATCGTGCCTTTAAAAAATGGACGGGGGTCAGTCCCGGCAGCTATAGAAAGTCTTCACCCAATAAAAAGAAACGTTTGGGCCATTTAGAATAA
- a CDS encoding YfhL family 4Fe-4S dicluster ferredoxin — translation MALIITNACINCDMCLPECPNQAINEGAKVYEIDPQRCTECIGFYTAPTCLAVCPIDCIQPDPAWQESPDQLLIKFNNLNLFKH, via the coding sequence ATGGCACTCATCATTACCAACGCATGTATCAATTGTGATATGTGCTTGCCTGAATGTCCCAATCAGGCGATTAATGAAGGTGCAAAAGTCTATGAAATCGACCCACAACGTTGCACTGAATGCATTGGTTTCTATACAGCACCTACCTGCCTCGCTGTCTGTCCCATCGATTGTATTCAGCCTGACCCAGCGTGGCAGGAATCTCCTGATCAACTGCTGATAAAATTCAATAACTTGAATCTATTCAAACATTAA
- the yiaA gene encoding inner membrane protein YiaA — translation MNNFINRPTSAFIAASWVALLAGGVGFMIGLWNANMPLHEKGYYLVILLYGLFSAASLQKTVRDQLEEIPVTAIYYGLCWASMALCIGLLLVSLWNADLSMSEKGFYIMSFLLSLFGVVATQKNIRDLNYLRLQTELNPRQPKLEQQSSKDDQLD, via the coding sequence ATGAATAATTTTATAAACCGTCCCACTTCAGCCTTTATCGCTGCAAGCTGGGTGGCCTTACTCGCTGGTGGTGTTGGCTTTATGATTGGTCTATGGAATGCCAACATGCCCTTGCATGAAAAAGGTTATTATCTGGTGATCTTGCTTTATGGACTTTTCTCTGCCGCATCTCTACAGAAAACTGTCCGTGACCAACTCGAAGAAATTCCCGTTACGGCGATTTACTATGGGCTATGCTGGGCTTCGATGGCGCTTTGTATTGGTCTATTATTGGTGAGCTTATGGAATGCAGATCTGAGCATGAGTGAAAAAGGCTTTTACATCATGTCCTTTTTATTGAGTCTGTTTGGCGTGGTCGCAACCCAAAAGAATATCCGTGACTTAAACTATCTACGCTTGCAAACTGAACTGAATCCTCGCCAACCCAAACTTGAACAACAAAGCAGCAAAGACGATCAATTAGATTAA
- the yegQ gene encoding tRNA 5-hydroxyuridine modification protein YegQ — translation MNTELLSPAGSLKNMRYAFAYGADAVYAGQPRYSLRVRNNEFDHDNLKIGIDEAHALGKKFYVVVNIQPHNSKLKNFIRDIEPIIAMQPDALIMSDPGLIMLVREHFPEMQIHLSVQANAINWATVKFWKDYGLSRVILSRELSLEEIEQIQKHVPDIELEVFVHGALCMAYSGRCLLSGYMNKRDANQGACTNACRWDYKIHKAQEDANGDVIPVQQVDTQQQCCSQTSNRTDTAAQTVLVQRNDEDMFAAEEDEHGTYFMNSKDLRAVQHVDCLTQMGVASLKIEGRTKSYFYCARTAQIYRKAIDDALAGKVFDPSLMTQLEGLANRGYTEGFLRRHVHSDYQNYADGSSHFDYQQFCGEVIGRHGDYIRIEVKNRFVIGDSLELMTPKGNIHFKLEQMRDLKGNAIENAKGSGHIVEIPLSAEIDIEYALLIRNLPHATTELQSAALAYSAD, via the coding sequence ATGAATACTGAATTACTCTCTCCTGCTGGTTCACTTAAAAATATGCGTTATGCCTTTGCTTATGGTGCCGATGCGGTCTATGCAGGCCAGCCTCGTTATAGCTTACGCGTGCGCAACAATGAATTTGACCATGACAATTTAAAAATCGGGATTGATGAGGCGCATGCGCTAGGCAAAAAATTTTATGTGGTGGTCAATATCCAGCCGCATAACAGCAAACTCAAAAACTTTATTCGAGATATCGAACCGATTATTGCCATGCAGCCAGACGCGCTGATTATGTCAGACCCCGGTTTGATTATGCTGGTACGTGAACATTTCCCCGAGATGCAGATTCATCTGTCGGTACAAGCCAATGCCATTAACTGGGCTACGGTAAAATTCTGGAAAGACTATGGTCTAAGTCGCGTGATCTTGTCACGAGAACTTTCGCTCGAAGAAATAGAACAAATCCAGAAACATGTGCCAGACATTGAACTGGAAGTGTTCGTGCATGGTGCACTGTGTATGGCCTATTCAGGTCGTTGCTTGTTATCGGGCTATATGAATAAACGTGATGCCAATCAAGGTGCCTGTACCAATGCCTGTCGTTGGGACTATAAAATCCACAAGGCACAGGAAGATGCCAATGGTGATGTGATTCCTGTTCAGCAGGTCGATACCCAACAGCAATGTTGCTCGCAGACATCAAACCGCACTGATACAGCAGCACAAACTGTTTTGGTACAGCGTAATGATGAAGACATGTTTGCCGCTGAAGAGGATGAACATGGTACTTATTTCATGAACTCCAAAGACCTACGCGCAGTGCAGCATGTGGATTGTCTGACTCAAATGGGTGTTGCTTCTTTAAAGATTGAAGGCCGTACCAAATCTTATTTTTATTGTGCCCGAACTGCACAGATTTACCGCAAAGCTATTGATGATGCACTGGCAGGCAAAGTCTTTGATCCTAGCTTGATGACACAACTGGAAGGCTTGGCCAATCGTGGTTATACCGAAGGCTTCTTGCGTCGCCATGTGCATAGCGATTATCAAAATTATGCAGACGGATCATCACATTTTGACTATCAACAATTTTGCGGTGAAGTGATTGGCCGTCATGGTGACTATATTCGCATTGAGGTTAAAAACCGCTTTGTGATTGGTGATTCACTTGAGTTAATGACCCCCAAAGGTAATATCCACTTCAAATTAGAACAGATGCGCGATCTTAAAGGCAATGCTATTGAAAATGCCAAAGGTTCAGGTCATATCGTCGAAATTCCACTCTCCGCTGAGATCGATATTGAATATGCACTCTTGATTCGTAATTTGCCCCACGCCACAACCGAGTTGCAATCTGCTGCACTTGCCTATTCGGCAGATTGA
- a CDS encoding aliphatic sulfonate ABC transporter substrate-binding protein produces MSFLSKLPLSQTLFALGFSTLFISSSFAAIPTTLKLDYAYYAPTSLVVKDQKLLEKALPNTEIKWVFSQGSNRSLEYLNSNSIDFASTAGLAAVLSRANGSPIKTVYIQSQPEWTALVVPANSPIKNLKDLKGKKIAATKGTDPFLFTLQALDIVGLNKRDVQLVHLQHPDGKTALERGQVDAWAGLDPLMASAQIQSGAKLLYRNVAFNSYSVLSVKEEFSKQSPEAVEAVIKAYEQARKWAKANPDKVAALLASEAKLPLPVAKLQLSRTNFEQNIPSATQAQALKRSGKILTEEDLVRKGTDVNQVVDQLLDPRFAQKVVK; encoded by the coding sequence ATGTCTTTCCTTTCTAAATTACCTCTCTCTCAGACTTTATTCGCTTTAGGCTTCTCTACTTTATTTATATCCTCCAGTTTTGCTGCCATTCCCACCACACTTAAACTTGACTATGCCTACTATGCGCCAACCAGCTTAGTAGTAAAAGATCAAAAATTGTTAGAAAAAGCCCTTCCCAATACCGAAATTAAATGGGTATTTAGCCAAGGTAGTAACCGTTCTCTAGAGTATCTAAATAGCAATAGTATTGATTTCGCTTCAACCGCGGGTTTGGCTGCAGTACTCAGTCGCGCCAACGGCAGCCCAATCAAGACGGTCTATATTCAAAGCCAACCTGAATGGACAGCATTGGTTGTTCCTGCAAATTCTCCAATCAAAAACCTCAAAGACCTCAAAGGCAAAAAAATTGCTGCGACCAAGGGCACAGATCCTTTCCTGTTTACGCTACAAGCATTGGATATAGTCGGACTGAATAAACGTGATGTTCAATTGGTTCATTTACAACACCCAGACGGCAAAACAGCATTAGAACGCGGTCAAGTGGATGCATGGGCGGGACTTGATCCCTTAATGGCGTCTGCACAAATCCAATCTGGGGCTAAATTGCTGTATCGTAATGTTGCGTTTAATAGTTATAGCGTCTTGAGCGTCAAAGAAGAGTTTAGTAAACAAAGTCCAGAAGCGGTAGAAGCTGTGATTAAAGCTTATGAACAAGCACGCAAATGGGCCAAAGCCAATCCAGATAAAGTTGCAGCGTTGTTAGCAAGTGAAGCGAAACTGCCTTTACCTGTTGCAAAATTGCAGTTGAGCCGTACCAACTTTGAACAAAACATTCCATCTGCTACACAAGCTCAAGCCCTGAAACGATCAGGAAAAATCCTGACGGAAGAAGACTTAGTTAGAAAAGGAACTGATGTCAATCAAGTGGTTGATCAGCTACTTGACCCACGTTTTGCTCAAAAAGTTGTGAAATAA
- a CDS encoding ABC transporter permease, producing the protein MHHSVLSKRKKLYLSLGSFLIPILIWSCVSYLPFIWHPQVQITDAGSATYLQAGTRIDKQAYYAEAQDAVNQGKTPPIGILVNPIYLPAPHQVAKALFTSFTTPPQQADAPWLHQSLWHSIKIVFTAFFISSLIGVPLGILCGFSNSISKLTEPFVEFFRYLPAPAFGALAVAILGINDAPKIAIIVIGTLFQQILIIANTTRMVDRGLVEAGYTLGTNKLKSLFHVVIPAALPDIYRDQRVLLGWAWTYLIVSELIGATSGITWFITQQARYQNFDNVYAAILIIGVIGLLCDLILMKLGSSLFKWKKGV; encoded by the coding sequence ATGCATCATTCAGTATTGTCAAAAAGGAAAAAGCTTTACTTGAGTTTGGGATCTTTTCTGATTCCCATCTTAATCTGGAGCTGTGTCAGTTACTTACCTTTTATCTGGCATCCACAAGTTCAAATTACCGATGCAGGCTCAGCCACTTATCTACAGGCAGGCACCCGAATAGATAAGCAGGCTTATTATGCAGAGGCTCAAGATGCCGTCAATCAAGGCAAAACCCCGCCTATAGGTATTCTGGTCAATCCAATTTATTTGCCTGCACCGCATCAAGTGGCGAAAGCACTTTTCACTTCGTTTACCACGCCCCCGCAACAGGCCGATGCCCCTTGGTTACATCAAAGCCTGTGGCACAGTATCAAGATTGTCTTTACGGCGTTTTTTATCTCTTCATTAATCGGTGTGCCGCTTGGTATTCTGTGTGGCTTTTCCAATAGCATTTCCAAACTCACCGAACCCTTTGTCGAGTTCTTTCGCTACTTGCCTGCACCTGCCTTTGGGGCATTGGCGGTGGCGATTTTAGGCATTAATGATGCCCCGAAAATTGCCATTATCGTGATTGGTACCTTATTTCAGCAAATTTTGATCATTGCCAATACCACCCGAATGGTTGATCGCGGCTTGGTTGAAGCAGGTTATACCCTAGGTACCAATAAGCTTAAAAGCCTGTTCCATGTGGTAATTCCTGCGGCACTGCCTGATATTTATCGTGATCAACGTGTCCTATTGGGTTGGGCGTGGACCTATTTAATTGTGTCGGAACTGATTGGTGCAACCTCAGGAATTACCTGGTTCATTACGCAACAAGCGCGTTATCAAAATTTCGATAATGTTTATGCCGCCATCCTGATTATCGGGGTGATTGGACTGTTATGTGATTTGATTTTAATGAAACTCGGCAGTTCCCTGTTTAAATGGAAAAAAGGAGTATAA
- the prmC gene encoding peptide chain release factor N(5)-glutamine methyltransferase yields the protein MNIAQALEIKGEIDSYERQEAAWLLEHLLGINALELKLRLEQELTELQEQAYLDGLARIEQGEPLAYVTGSQPFWTLDLKVTHDTLVPRPDTEILVETVLKLPLSSQANIVDLGTGTGAIALSLACERPQWQVTATDIYAPTLEVAQDNAVRHGLMQVKFACGAWFEALEQQQFDLIVSNPPYIDPDDVHMQKLKSEPERALIADKQGMADIEIIITQGKDWLKLNGWIVLEHGYDQGQAVRDIFEQHHFSQIKTIQDYGQNDRVTLACWA from the coding sequence ATGAATATTGCTCAAGCCTTAGAAATCAAAGGTGAAATTGATAGCTATGAACGTCAAGAGGCGGCGTGGCTACTGGAACATCTTTTGGGGATCAATGCCTTAGAACTTAAATTAAGACTTGAGCAAGAGTTGACGGAACTGCAAGAGCAAGCTTATTTAGATGGGCTGGCTCGTATCGAACAGGGTGAACCGTTGGCCTATGTCACAGGTTCACAACCGTTTTGGACGCTCGATTTAAAAGTCACCCATGACACTTTAGTACCGCGTCCCGATACAGAAATCCTTGTGGAAACTGTGCTAAAACTGCCATTAAGTTCACAAGCGAATATTGTTGACCTAGGTACAGGAACAGGTGCGATTGCTTTGTCGCTCGCGTGTGAGCGTCCACAATGGCAAGTGACTGCAACTGATATCTATGCACCAACTTTAGAAGTGGCGCAGGACAATGCCGTGCGACATGGTCTCATGCAGGTGAAGTTTGCTTGTGGGGCTTGGTTTGAGGCTCTAGAACAGCAACAGTTTGATCTGATTGTATCGAATCCGCCTTATATTGATCCAGACGATGTGCATATGCAAAAGCTCAAGTCTGAACCTGAGCGTGCATTGATTGCTGATAAGCAGGGTATGGCGGATATTGAAATTATCATCACCCAAGGTAAAGACTGGCTTAAACTGAATGGCTGGATTGTGCTTGAACATGGTTATGACCAAGGTCAAGCAGTACGTGATATTTTTGAGCAGCATCATTTTAGTCAGATTAAAACAATTCAGGACTATGGACAAAATGACCGAGTGACCTTGGCATGTTGGGCTTAA
- a CDS encoding ABC transporter permease, whose product MRNSSHKAGLTDFLAQQSAQINKKRFSPNLIRWLKALLLPTLLLILCELLVRNGNIEAYLLPAPSSLWQSFWDLAQTDLLQHIYISTWRVLIGFAIGSGLALIFAIWVGLSKEVEAYLEPSFSALKSIPSLAWIPLLLLWLGIDESSKITLIAIGAFFPTYTNTVAAIHNVDRKLIEVGKVYRLNALQRVISIVLPAAASGILTGLRNSLSLSWMFMIAAELIAATQGIGYLLSDGRETSRPDIVIIAIILLALLGKISDSLMKLLENYLLRWRDTIHKQA is encoded by the coding sequence ATGCGCAATTCAAGTCACAAGGCTGGGCTAACGGATTTTCTTGCTCAGCAAAGCGCACAAATAAATAAAAAGCGTTTTAGCCCAAACCTCATTCGTTGGCTAAAAGCATTGCTACTTCCTACTCTGCTGTTAATACTCTGTGAACTTTTAGTCAGAAATGGCAATATCGAAGCGTATTTACTCCCTGCACCCAGTAGCTTGTGGCAATCTTTTTGGGATTTGGCTCAAACTGATTTACTACAGCACATTTACATCAGTACTTGGCGGGTACTCATCGGTTTTGCAATCGGTAGTGGTTTAGCTTTAATTTTTGCGATTTGGGTCGGCTTAAGCAAAGAAGTAGAAGCCTATTTAGAACCCTCTTTTTCCGCACTCAAATCCATTCCAAGCCTTGCATGGATTCCATTATTATTACTTTGGTTAGGGATTGATGAATCTTCTAAAATCACGCTGATTGCGATAGGTGCATTTTTTCCGACCTATACCAATACGGTCGCTGCCATCCATAATGTAGACCGAAAACTGATTGAAGTTGGAAAGGTCTATCGCCTCAATGCATTGCAACGGGTTATCTCAATTGTGTTACCCGCCGCTGCTTCAGGAATCCTGACCGGTTTACGCAATAGCTTGAGCTTATCGTGGATGTTTATGATCGCAGCGGAACTGATTGCCGCAACCCAAGGAATTGGTTATCTACTCAGTGATGGACGAGAAACTTCACGCCCAGATATTGTGATCATTGCGATTATTTTATTGGCTTTGCTTGGAAAAATATCTGACAGCTTAATGAAATTATTAGAAAATTACCTCTTACGTTGGCGCGATACTATTCACAAACAGGCTTAA
- the prfA gene encoding peptide chain release factor 1, with amino-acid sequence MKASLRLRLDQLCDRHEELTALLADVEVISDNKRFRKLSREHNDLTEITEVWSKYRQAEEDIETAETMKSDPDFKDMAEEEIKENKALLVALEEQLNVLMIPKDPNDANAAYLEVRAGTGGDEAAIFSGDLFRMYSKYAETQGWRIEVLSENEGEHGGYKEIICRIDGEGVYGRLKFESGAHRVQRVPATESQGRVHTSACTVAILPEVDVDTTVEINPADLRIDTYRASGAGGQHINKTDSAVRITHIPSGVVVECQEERSQHKNKAKAMALLVSRLENAKRAAADAATSEMRRDLVGSGDRSERIRTYNYPQGRMTDHRINLTLYKLDAIMEGDLTELLDSLHREYQADQLAMLAQENGG; translated from the coding sequence ATGAAAGCATCACTCCGTTTAAGACTCGATCAACTCTGTGATCGTCACGAAGAGCTGACTGCATTACTCGCTGATGTAGAAGTAATTTCGGACAATAAACGTTTTCGTAAACTGTCCCGTGAACACAATGATTTAACTGAAATCACTGAGGTTTGGAGCAAATATCGTCAAGCGGAAGAAGATATCGAAACGGCTGAAACGATGAAATCAGATCCTGATTTCAAAGACATGGCCGAGGAAGAAATCAAAGAAAATAAAGCACTTTTGGTTGCGCTTGAAGAGCAGTTAAACGTGTTGATGATTCCGAAAGATCCAAATGACGCCAACGCTGCCTATCTTGAGGTGCGTGCTGGAACGGGCGGTGATGAAGCTGCGATCTTCTCGGGTGATTTATTCCGTATGTATAGCAAATACGCAGAAACACAAGGCTGGCGTATTGAAGTACTTTCTGAAAATGAAGGCGAGCACGGTGGCTACAAAGAAATCATTTGCCGTATTGATGGTGAAGGCGTCTATGGTCGTTTGAAATTTGAGAGTGGTGCACACCGTGTACAACGTGTCCCTGCCACTGAATCACAAGGCCGTGTACATACTTCAGCTTGTACGGTTGCGATTCTGCCAGAAGTCGATGTAGACACCACAGTCGAAATCAACCCTGCAGATTTACGTATTGATACTTACCGTGCATCAGGTGCAGGTGGTCAGCACATCAACAAAACCGATTCAGCGGTGCGTATTACTCATATTCCATCGGGTGTGGTGGTGGAATGTCAGGAAGAACGTTCACAACATAAGAACAAAGCCAAAGCCATGGCTTTGTTAGTCTCACGTTTAGAAAATGCGAAACGTGCGGCGGCTGATGCAGCAACCTCAGAAATGCGCCGCGACTTGGTCGGTTCAGGTGACCGTTCAGAGCGTATTCGTACTTATAACTACCCGCAAGGTCGTATGACTGACCATCGTATTAACCTGACTTTATATAAGTTGGATGCGATTATGGAAGGTGATTTAACTGAATTGCTGGATAGCTTACATCGTGAATATCAAGCGGATCAGTTGGCGATGCTTGCACAGGAAAATGGCGGCTAA
- a CDS encoding FMN-binding negative transcriptional regulator, which yields MYLPEIFEEIDLEKLYQLIQDYPFATLISHSAEGLEANHLPFHLLRDEHSQTATLIAHIAKNNPLHTQIENGAAVLIIFQGEHGYISPNWYPSKQQHHRHVPTWNYQVIHVKGSINFLYDEKALRGILARLTRTHEAKQATPWKMSDAPSEYIAQELQGIVGIEIPISHITGKFKLSQNREKPDALGVVDGLQQQGESRLANAVQQYIQD from the coding sequence ATGTATTTACCTGAAATATTTGAAGAAATAGATCTTGAAAAATTATATCAACTGATTCAGGACTACCCTTTTGCTACTCTGATAAGTCATAGTGCTGAAGGCTTAGAAGCCAATCATTTGCCCTTTCATTTATTGCGTGATGAGCACAGCCAAACAGCGACACTGATTGCGCATATAGCCAAGAATAATCCGCTTCACACTCAAATTGAAAATGGTGCAGCGGTTTTAATTATTTTTCAGGGTGAACATGGTTATATCTCGCCGAATTGGTATCCAAGTAAGCAACAACACCATCGACATGTACCCACATGGAATTATCAAGTGATTCATGTCAAAGGAAGCATCAATTTCTTATATGATGAAAAAGCGCTACGTGGCATCTTGGCTAGACTGACGCGTACCCATGAAGCCAAACAAGCAACGCCTTGGAAAATGTCGGATGCACCCAGCGAATATATTGCTCAGGAACTGCAAGGCATTGTCGGGATCGAAATTCCGATTTCACACATTACAGGAAAGTTTAAACTCAGCCAAAATCGGGAAAAACCAGATGCCTTAGGCGTAGTGGATGGACTGCAACAACAAGGTGAAAGCCGTTTAGCCAATGCAGTACAGCAATATATCCAAGATTAA